Proteins encoded by one window of Deinococcus sp. KSM4-11:
- a CDS encoding MDR family MFS transporter, which yields MTSPTPTQSAHAGASLTPREKLLAFIGILTVLFLASLNLTVVGSAMPRVISDLGGFHLYAWAFTAYSLATTITIPIVGTVSDRFGRRPLLLFGIAVFAVCSVALGFVTSMEQLIIWRALQGIGGGTLMAMSFTAIADIFTPIERGKYQGYTGAVWGVSSVVGPLVGGFLTDHFGWRSVFFVNIPFALLAAAVIFRFFRLPAPGARGHFDALGAALLAGTVTTLTLAMSWGGGTYAWGSGTILGLLAATVLLGGWYAWHSRTQERPILNLRLMGERSIFTASMAGLLVSAGMYAAILYLPLYMQGVRGSSASGSGLALAPLMGGMILTSTLSGQIVSRTGRYKWMVLTGAAIATASLVLATQLSLSTPLILAVGLMILLGIGLGPVNSQLTLAVQNAAPREQLGSATGGNQFFRQIGGTLAVSLFGALVNAQLAANLGPQLPAAAKALPAAVQAAIANPNVLSSAQAQQALGGALGKVGHPELLTPILDALRGVLMGAIDHVFLVSAILVGLAFLVTVFLPERPLKGRGTVKIEETRLNTAPATD from the coding sequence ATGACCAGTCCCACCCCCACCCAATCTGCCCACGCCGGGGCCAGCCTGACCCCGCGCGAAAAACTGCTCGCGTTCATCGGCATCCTGACCGTCCTGTTCCTCGCCTCGCTGAACCTCACCGTGGTCGGCAGCGCCATGCCGCGCGTGATCAGCGACCTGGGCGGCTTCCACCTGTACGCCTGGGCCTTCACCGCCTACTCGCTGGCCACCACCATCACCATTCCCATCGTCGGCACGGTCAGCGACCGCTTCGGGCGGCGCCCGCTGCTGCTGTTCGGCATCGCCGTGTTCGCGGTCTGCTCGGTCGCGCTGGGCTTCGTGACCAGCATGGAGCAGCTCATCATCTGGCGGGCCTTGCAGGGCATCGGCGGCGGCACCCTGATGGCCATGAGCTTCACCGCCATCGCCGACATCTTCACGCCCATCGAACGCGGCAAGTACCAGGGGTACACCGGCGCCGTGTGGGGCGTGTCCTCCGTGGTTGGGCCGCTGGTCGGGGGCTTCCTCACGGACCACTTTGGGTGGCGCAGCGTGTTCTTCGTGAACATCCCTTTCGCGCTGCTGGCCGCCGCCGTCATCTTCCGCTTCTTCCGCCTGCCGGCCCCCGGCGCGCGCGGGCACTTCGACGCGCTGGGCGCGGCGCTGCTCGCCGGTACCGTGACCACCCTGACGCTCGCCATGAGCTGGGGCGGCGGCACCTACGCCTGGGGGAGCGGCACCATCCTGGGTCTGCTCGCCGCCACCGTTCTGCTGGGCGGCTGGTACGCGTGGCACTCGCGCACGCAGGAGCGCCCGATCCTGAACCTGCGCCTGATGGGCGAACGCTCGATCTTCACGGCCTCCATGGCTGGCCTGCTGGTCAGCGCGGGCATGTACGCCGCGATCCTGTACCTGCCGCTGTACATGCAGGGCGTGCGCGGCTCCAGCGCCAGTGGCAGCGGTCTGGCCCTCGCCCCCCTGATGGGCGGCATGATCCTCACCAGCACCCTGTCGGGGCAGATCGTGAGCCGCACCGGCCGCTACAAGTGGATGGTGCTGACCGGGGCGGCCATTGCCACCGCCTCGCTGGTTCTCGCCACGCAGCTCTCCCTGAGCACCCCGCTGATCCTCGCCGTGGGCCTGATGATCCTGCTCGGGATCGGCCTGGGCCCCGTGAACAGCCAGCTGACCCTGGCCGTGCAGAACGCCGCGCCCCGCGAACAGCTCGGCAGCGCCACCGGCGGCAACCAGTTCTTCCGACAGATCGGCGGCACCCTGGCCGTCAGCCTGTTCGGTGCGCTCGTGAACGCGCAACTCGCGGCGAACCTCGGCCCGCAGCTTCCCGCTGCCGCGAAGGCCCTGCCCGCCGCCGTGCAGGCCGCGATCGCCAACCCGAACGTCCTGAGCAGCGCCCAGGCGCAGCAGGCCCTTGGCGGAGCCCTGGGCAAGGTCGGCCATCCGGAACTCCTGACCCCCATCCTGGACGCCCTGCGCGGCGTGCTGATGGGTGCCATCGACCACGTGTTCCTGGTGTCCGCGATCCTGGTCGGGCTGGCCTTCCTGGTCACGGTCTTCCTGCCGGAACGCCCTCTGAAGGGCCGCGGCACCGTCAAGATCGAAGAAACCCGCCTGAACACCGCGCCCGCCACGGACTGA
- a CDS encoding NAD(P)/FAD-dependent oxidoreductase, with translation MLDVLVIGGGLAGLTAARTLARAGRRVQVIEAGAEAGGRVRSRVLDGFTLDAGYQVLFPAYPAVKRQLNLGALDLVPIAPAAVIRRGERADVLGDPIRDPAALFSTLTTRVLPLTDKLLVAKLAAALRLSPPHRLLTGPDETTEAYLRRQGFGDVALDAFFRPFFGGIFLDRSLGTSARLFRYYFRMLMDGGAALPRAGMGVLTAQLAQKLDITLSTRVTHLTPHGEHVTTATTAGELDAKQVIVATDPDTTQALTGEPTSRGSVGSTYLHYATAERIDPEVRLILNAEDGFINNAQWLSTAIPGRAPAGQHQLTVTVLGLPELDDAALDAHVRGELGRWYGPSADSLRPLLIERIRHAQYPQPPAYAASLPGHATGLPGVLIAGEVTAMSGIQGALESGEKAAAIILGDLNGMSRPRGA, from the coding sequence ATGCTGGACGTTCTGGTCATTGGAGGGGGGCTCGCGGGCCTCACGGCGGCGCGCACCCTGGCACGTGCGGGCAGACGCGTGCAGGTCATCGAGGCGGGCGCGGAAGCGGGGGGACGCGTCCGTTCACGCGTGCTGGACGGCTTCACCCTCGACGCCGGGTATCAGGTGCTGTTCCCCGCTTACCCGGCCGTAAAACGGCAGCTGAACCTGGGCGCGCTCGATCTGGTGCCCATCGCGCCCGCCGCCGTGATCCGGCGGGGCGAGCGGGCCGACGTGCTCGGCGATCCCATTCGCGATCCGGCCGCGCTGTTCTCCACACTGACCACCCGCGTACTCCCCCTGACCGACAAGCTGCTCGTCGCCAAACTGGCCGCAGCACTGCGGCTGTCCCCTCCACACCGCCTGCTGACCGGCCCCGACGAGACCACCGAGGCGTACCTGCGCCGCCAGGGCTTCGGCGACGTGGCCCTGGACGCCTTCTTCCGCCCGTTCTTCGGAGGGATCTTCCTCGACCGCAGCCTGGGCACGTCTGCCCGGCTGTTCCGCTACTACTTCCGCATGCTGATGGACGGTGGCGCGGCCCTGCCCCGCGCCGGCATGGGCGTGCTCACGGCGCAGCTCGCCCAGAAGCTGGACATCACCCTCTCCACCCGCGTGACCCACCTGACCCCCCACGGCGAGCACGTCACGACCGCCACCACCGCTGGAGAACTCGACGCAAAGCAGGTGATCGTCGCCACCGATCCCGACACCACGCAGGCCCTGACCGGCGAGCCCACCTCGCGCGGCAGCGTGGGCAGCACGTACCTGCACTACGCCACCGCTGAGCGGATCGACCCGGAAGTGCGCCTCATCCTGAATGCTGAGGACGGCTTCATCAACAACGCTCAGTGGCTCAGCACTGCCATTCCCGGCCGTGCCCCGGCCGGACAGCACCAGTTGACCGTCACGGTTCTGGGCCTCCCGGAACTCGACGACGCCGCGCTGGACGCCCATGTGCGTGGCGAACTGGGCCGCTGGTACGGCCCATCCGCCGACTCCCTGCGCCCCCTGCTGATCGAACGCATCCGGCACGCGCAGTACCCGCAACCCCCGGCGTACGCCGCCAGCCTGCCGGGGCACGCCACCGGCCTGCCCGGCGTGCTCATCGCAGGCGAGGTGACGGCCATGAGCGGCATCCAGGGCGCCCTGGAAAGCGGGGAGAAGGCCGCCGCCATCATCCTCGGCGACCTGAACGGCATGAGCCGCCCACGCGGCGCGTGA
- a CDS encoding NUDIX domain-containing protein, translating into MTFHLVSWLIVQDWRGRVLLGRRSGTSYGEGEWGLPGGRVEAGEALAAAAVREAFEEVGIVAEVGGLDALGLCRYDHAGAQGADVFFRARTWTGEPRPLDKTSEVAWFDPHVLPPDALWWVAGVLRAHLLGGARLSELLDGWTEVRVLV; encoded by the coding sequence GTGACCTTCCATCTGGTCTCCTGGCTGATCGTGCAGGACTGGCGTGGGCGGGTGCTGCTGGGGCGCCGCTCGGGCACCTCGTACGGCGAGGGCGAGTGGGGCCTGCCCGGCGGGCGCGTGGAGGCCGGAGAGGCCCTGGCTGCCGCCGCCGTCCGCGAGGCGTTCGAGGAGGTCGGGATCGTGGCCGAGGTGGGTGGGCTGGACGCCCTGGGACTGTGCCGCTACGACCATGCTGGCGCGCAGGGTGCGGATGTGTTCTTCCGGGCGCGGACGTGGACGGGAGAGCCCCGGCCCCTCGACAAGACCTCGGAGGTCGCGTGGTTCGACCCACATGTCCTGCCGCCGGACGCGCTGTGGTGGGTGGCGGGGGTGCTGCGGGCGCACCTGCTGGGAGGAGCACGCCTGAGCGAACTGCTGGACGGCTGGACGGAGGTGCGCGTGCTGGTGTAG
- a CDS encoding MarR family winged helix-turn-helix transcriptional regulator, translating into MSVPLSPTPADDLYDVVRLTLRLSRRFKQALDEPLEHATGLNTKELVVLAAIMDGAHTPGKVAAAQNLPAPTVTRIITKLVEAGLVERVTDPADLRRFDLRLTPQGQATRTRVRASGQDIVHTHFGNVPAPTVQAALGALSALHEALNAAPLTTGRTA; encoded by the coding sequence ATGAGTGTTCCCCTTTCTCCGACTCCAGCCGACGATCTCTACGACGTCGTCCGGCTCACGCTGCGCCTCTCTCGGCGCTTCAAGCAGGCGCTCGACGAGCCGCTCGAACACGCCACTGGCCTGAACACCAAGGAACTTGTCGTGCTGGCCGCCATCATGGACGGTGCCCATACGCCCGGCAAGGTCGCCGCCGCGCAGAACCTCCCCGCCCCCACCGTCACCCGGATCATCACCAAGCTCGTCGAGGCCGGCCTGGTGGAACGCGTCACCGATCCCGCCGACCTGCGCCGCTTCGACCTGCGCCTCACGCCGCAGGGACAGGCCACCCGTACCCGCGTCCGCGCCAGCGGCCAGGACATCGTCCACACCCACTTCGGGAACGTCCCCGCGCCCACCGTGCAGGCCGCCCTGGGTGCCCTCAGCGCCCTGCACGAAGCGCTGAACGCCGCCCCCCTGACCACTGGGAGAACCGCATGA
- a CDS encoding aspartate-semialdehyde dehydrogenase has protein sequence MRVAIVGATGAVGHELLKVLESSSLQFDELLLFASPRSAGTKLTFKGTELTVQATPEGAIDADVILASAGGSISKALAPKWVAGGAVVIDNSSAFRYDPQVPLVVPEVNGDAALTHQGIIANPNCTTAIAVVAVAPIHRKYGVKRMIVSTYQATSGAGAKGMDELLEQTRVELDGGQAQATVFAHPIPFNVIPHIDSFQDNGYTKEEMKVVWETRKIIGDESLQISCTAVRIPTLRTHSEAITLELDRPATPDEVRDLLASAAGVEVRDDPGGKLYPMPLTASSKYDVEVGRIRQSLVFGGGIDLFVSGDQLLKGAALNAVQIAEYLQQKGALKARQRV, from the coding sequence ATGCGCGTAGCGATCGTCGGTGCGACCGGAGCGGTAGGACACGAACTTCTCAAGGTGCTGGAGAGCAGCAGCCTGCAGTTTGACGAACTGCTGCTGTTTGCCTCGCCGCGCAGCGCGGGAACCAAGTTGACCTTCAAGGGCACTGAACTGACCGTGCAGGCCACGCCCGAGGGTGCCATCGACGCGGACGTGATCCTGGCGTCGGCGGGGGGAAGTATCAGCAAGGCGCTGGCGCCGAAGTGGGTGGCGGGTGGCGCGGTCGTGATCGACAACAGCAGCGCGTTCCGCTACGACCCGCAGGTGCCGCTGGTGGTGCCCGAGGTGAACGGCGACGCCGCCCTGACCCACCAGGGCATCATCGCCAACCCGAACTGCACGACGGCCATCGCCGTGGTCGCCGTGGCGCCCATCCACCGGAAGTACGGCGTGAAACGCATGATCGTCAGCACCTACCAGGCCACCAGCGGCGCGGGCGCCAAGGGCATGGACGAGCTGCTGGAACAGACCCGCGTGGAACTGGACGGCGGGCAGGCGCAGGCCACCGTGTTCGCGCACCCGATCCCCTTCAACGTGATTCCACACATCGACTCCTTCCAGGACAACGGGTACACCAAGGAGGAGATGAAGGTCGTGTGGGAAACCCGCAAGATCATCGGGGACGAGTCGTTGCAGATCAGCTGCACCGCCGTCCGGATACCCACGCTGCGCACGCACAGCGAGGCGATCACGCTGGAACTGGACCGGCCCGCCACGCCGGATGAAGTGCGCGACCTGCTGGCCAGCGCGGCGGGCGTGGAAGTCCGTGACGATCCCGGGGGCAAGCTCTACCCCATGCCACTGACCGCCAGCAGCAAGTACGACGTGGAGGTCGGCCGGATCCGGCAGTCGCTGGTGTTCGGAGGCGGCATCGACCTGTTCGTGTCCGGCGACCAGCTCCTCAAGGGGGCCGCACTGAACGCCGTGCAGATCGCCGAGTACCTTCAGCAGAAGGGCGCCTTGAAGGCCAGACAGCGGGTCTGA
- a CDS encoding VOC family protein yields MTAHLDHLVIAARTLDEGRAWLEGRLGVSMQPGGTHDTFGTHNAVLSLGPDAYLEVVAVNPDAPTPPRPRWFALDTQEMRERLEVGPALIHWVASVEGLTPSNDVLELARGENRWRLTVAADGSLPMYGVAPSLIHWLTPPPPTRLEDAGVRLVKLQLGTSHPDRLRARLDALQFQGEVEVYEAPQAELRAVLQTPGGIVTL; encoded by the coding sequence ATGACTGCCCACCTCGACCATTTGGTCATTGCTGCCCGCACGCTGGACGAAGGCCGGGCGTGGCTGGAAGGTCGCCTGGGCGTGAGCATGCAGCCCGGCGGCACCCACGACACCTTCGGCACGCACAATGCCGTGCTGTCCCTCGGCCCGGACGCCTACCTGGAAGTCGTCGCGGTGAATCCCGACGCGCCCACCCCGCCGCGTCCCCGCTGGTTCGCGCTGGATACCCAGGAAATGCGGGAGCGTCTGGAGGTCGGCCCGGCGTTAATTCACTGGGTGGCGTCGGTCGAGGGCCTCACGCCCAGCAACGACGTGCTGGAACTGGCGCGGGGCGAGAACCGCTGGCGGCTGACCGTCGCGGCGGATGGAAGCCTGCCCATGTACGGCGTCGCGCCCTCCCTGATCCACTGGCTGACCCCGCCGCCCCCCACCCGGCTGGAGGATGCGGGGGTGCGGCTGGTGAAGCTACAACTCGGCACCTCGCACCCGGATCGCCTGCGCGCCCGCCTGGACGCCCTGCAATTCCAGGGCGAGGTCGAGGTGTACGAGGCCCCGCAGGCCGAACTGCGCGCCGTGCTTCAGACACCCGGCGGTATCGTTACCCTCTGA
- the plsY gene encoding glycerol-3-phosphate 1-O-acyltransferase PlsY → MTLVTVFALLLSYLLGSIPAAAWVARARGVDIRTVGSGNSGATNVLRSVGKGPALAVALFDILKGALAVWIAHALGLDGLWSALCGLAAVIGHNYSPFLGFRGGKGVATSFGTLAAIDPVVGLCAFAVGIFTMWLTRFVSAGSIVAAALAALLVIVMQRPVWMIVIVLILSGQLIWLHRENIARLHAGKERRLGEKVT, encoded by the coding sequence GTGACCCTCGTGACCGTGTTCGCCCTGCTGCTCTCGTACCTGCTGGGTTCCATTCCGGCGGCCGCCTGGGTGGCGCGCGCGCGTGGCGTGGATATCCGCACGGTCGGCAGCGGCAACAGCGGCGCGACGAATGTCCTGCGGTCGGTCGGCAAGGGGCCAGCGCTGGCCGTGGCGCTCTTCGACATCCTCAAAGGAGCGCTGGCCGTCTGGATCGCGCATGCCCTCGGCCTGGACGGGCTGTGGTCGGCGCTGTGCGGGCTGGCGGCCGTCATCGGGCACAACTACAGCCCGTTTCTGGGCTTCCGGGGCGGCAAGGGCGTGGCGACCAGTTTCGGCACGCTGGCCGCCATCGATCCGGTGGTGGGCCTGTGCGCCTTCGCCGTGGGCATCTTCACCATGTGGCTCACGCGGTTCGTGTCGGCCGGGAGCATCGTGGCGGCGGCCCTGGCGGCGCTGCTGGTCATCGTGATGCAGCGGCCCGTGTGGATGATCGTGATCGTGCTGATCCTGTCCGGGCAGCTGATCTGGCTGCACCGGGAGAACATCGCGCGCCTGCACGCCGGCAAGGAGCGGCGTCTAGGTGAAAAAGTAACCTGA
- a CDS encoding ABC transporter ATP-binding protein, whose protein sequence is MHGTRPGPTPHVIPDPEAPATRTRRWRRTFLSYYRPYRRLLLADLACAFIVAGIAVVFPLVARFITSHLLTGPAPIETSPIYVAGALMLALLAVQVACDTFVDVQGHMMGTLIERDMRRDLFDHYQRLPYAFYDSQRTGGLMSRLTGDLEAISELAHHGPEDLLIAVVKFTGTFAVLIHVNPGLTWVIFALLPVMTVYALHFNRRLNAAYLHSRERMGDVNAQVEDSLSGIRVVQAFANERAEARKFAHQNARFVGTRRDVFRNEAWFHQGVQTFTGVLTVMVVVLGGVLIARQTLELADLVTYLLLVGVLVDPVQRFANFARVSQEGIPGFTRFMQIMDIQPEIQDAPGAVALHTVKGHIEFRNVSFAYREGGEHVLNGVNLSVRPGETVALVGPSGAGKSTLFALIPRFYEVTAGQILIDGQDVRDVTLASLRRQIGVVPQDVYLFAGTVADNIRYGCPDATRPEVEAAARRAHAHDFIAALPDGYDTDVGQRGVKLSGGQKQRLSLARAFLKDAPILILDEATSSLDAGSERAVQLALDDLRGSRTTLVIAHRLSTIRTADRILVLTEDGVAEEGTHAQLLARGGVYARLHDTTLTL, encoded by the coding sequence ATGCATGGAACCCGACCGGGGCCGACGCCCCATGTAATCCCTGATCCCGAAGCCCCTGCCACCCGTACCCGCCGGTGGCGTCGTACCTTTCTCTCGTACTACCGCCCGTACCGGCGCCTGCTGCTCGCCGATCTCGCGTGCGCCTTCATCGTGGCGGGGATCGCCGTGGTGTTCCCACTGGTGGCGCGGTTCATCACGTCGCACCTGCTGACCGGCCCCGCGCCCATCGAGACCAGCCCGATCTACGTGGCGGGCGCGCTCATGCTGGCGCTGCTGGCCGTACAGGTCGCCTGCGATACCTTCGTGGACGTCCAGGGACACATGATGGGCACCCTGATCGAACGGGACATGCGCCGCGACCTGTTCGACCACTACCAGCGGCTGCCCTACGCCTTCTACGACTCGCAGCGTACCGGTGGGCTGATGTCCCGCCTGACCGGCGACCTGGAGGCCATCAGCGAACTCGCTCACCACGGGCCGGAAGACCTGCTGATCGCCGTGGTGAAGTTCACCGGCACCTTCGCCGTGCTCATCCACGTCAACCCGGGGCTGACCTGGGTGATCTTCGCCCTGTTGCCGGTCATGACGGTGTACGCGCTGCACTTCAACCGCCGCCTGAACGCCGCGTACCTGCACAGCCGCGAGCGGATGGGCGACGTGAACGCGCAGGTCGAGGACTCTCTGTCCGGCATCCGTGTCGTACAGGCCTTCGCGAACGAACGCGCCGAGGCCCGGAAGTTCGCCCACCAGAACGCGCGCTTCGTGGGCACCAGACGGGACGTCTTCCGCAACGAGGCGTGGTTCCACCAGGGCGTGCAGACGTTCACGGGGGTACTGACGGTCATGGTGGTCGTGCTGGGCGGCGTGCTGATCGCCCGGCAGACGCTGGAACTGGCCGATCTGGTCACGTACCTGCTGCTGGTCGGGGTGCTGGTCGACCCGGTGCAGCGCTTCGCGAACTTCGCCCGCGTGTCGCAGGAGGGCATTCCCGGCTTCACGCGCTTCATGCAGATCATGGACATCCAGCCAGAGATTCAGGATGCGCCAGGGGCCGTCGCGCTGCACACAGTGAAGGGCCACATCGAGTTCCGGAACGTGTCCTTCGCGTACCGCGAGGGCGGCGAGCACGTCCTGAACGGCGTGAACCTGAGCGTCCGACCGGGCGAGACGGTGGCGCTGGTCGGGCCGTCCGGCGCGGGCAAATCGACCCTGTTCGCCCTGATCCCCCGCTTCTACGAGGTCACAGCCGGGCAGATCCTGATCGACGGGCAGGACGTCCGGGACGTGACCCTGGCCTCACTCCGACGGCAGATCGGCGTGGTGCCGCAGGACGTGTACCTGTTCGCGGGAACGGTCGCCGACAACATCCGCTACGGCTGCCCGGACGCCACCCGGCCCGAGGTGGAGGCCGCCGCCCGTCGCGCCCACGCGCACGACTTCATCGCAGCGCTGCCGGACGGCTACGACACGGACGTGGGGCAACGCGGCGTGAAGCTCTCCGGCGGGCAGAAACAGCGCCTGAGTCTGGCCCGCGCCTTCCTCAAGGACGCGCCCATCCTGATCCTCGACGAGGCCACCAGTTCTCTGGATGCGGGCAGCGAACGGGCCGTGCAACTGGCCCTGGACGACCTGCGCGGTTCGCGCACCACGCTGGTCATCGCGCACCGCCTCTCGACCATCCGCACGGCCGACCGGATTCTGGTACTCACCGAAGACGGCGTGGCCGAGGAAGGCACCCACGCGCAGCTCCTCGCGCGCGGTGGGGTATATGCCCGGTTGCACGACACTACCCTGACCCTCTGA
- a CDS encoding aldo/keto reductase, which produces MQTRPLGHSGLQVSTVGLGCNNFGGRLDQAATDAVVRRALDAGITLFDTADVYGNRGGSEDMLGKALGAERSRIVLASKFGHDMGDGRKGGRPEYVRSALEASLKRLGTDHLDLYQLHTPDASTPIAETLGALEEAVQAGLVRFIGVSNMDAAGVRDADRIAREKGLARFTSCQDEHSLLVRGIERDLIPTMNDLGLGLLPYFPLASGLLTGKYRKDQPLPEGARITGSEGAQTRYLTDHNWDVVENLRAFAEGRGHTLLELAFSWLLSFDVTSSVIAGATKPEQIDGNVAAASWVLSADELAEVDRITS; this is translated from the coding sequence ATGCAAACGCGACCACTGGGACACTCCGGCCTGCAGGTTTCCACCGTGGGCCTGGGCTGCAACAACTTTGGCGGACGCCTCGATCAGGCCGCAACGGACGCCGTCGTCCGCCGCGCCCTCGACGCGGGTATCACCCTGTTCGACACCGCCGACGTGTACGGCAACCGGGGCGGCAGCGAGGACATGCTCGGCAAGGCTCTCGGGGCCGAACGCAGCCGCATCGTCCTGGCCAGCAAGTTCGGTCACGACATGGGCGACGGCCGCAAGGGTGGCAGACCCGAGTACGTCCGCTCGGCCCTCGAAGCCAGTCTCAAACGCCTCGGCACGGACCACCTCGACCTGTACCAGCTGCACACCCCGGACGCCAGCACGCCCATCGCAGAAACCCTCGGGGCGCTCGAAGAGGCCGTGCAGGCGGGGCTCGTCCGCTTCATCGGCGTGTCCAACATGGACGCCGCCGGCGTCCGCGACGCCGACCGGATTGCCCGCGAGAAAGGACTGGCGCGCTTCACCTCCTGCCAGGATGAACACAGCCTCCTCGTCCGGGGCATCGAACGCGACCTGATCCCCACCATGAACGACCTCGGCCTGGGCCTGCTGCCTTACTTCCCCCTGGCCAGCGGCCTGCTGACCGGCAAGTACCGCAAGGACCAGCCCCTCCCGGAAGGCGCCCGCATCACGGGCAGCGAGGGCGCGCAGACCCGCTACCTCACCGATCACAACTGGGACGTCGTCGAGAACCTCCGCGCGTTTGCGGAAGGCCGGGGCCACACGCTGCTGGAACTCGCCTTCAGCTGGCTGCTGTCGTTCGACGTGACCAGCTCGGTGATCGCCGGAGCCACCAAGCCAGAGCAGATCGACGGAAATGTGGCGGCGGCCTCCTGGGTACTCAGTGCCGACGAACTGGCGGAAGTGGATCGCATCACCAGCTGA
- a CDS encoding dienelactone hydrolase family protein translates to MTEYKQDLFRYVAEEFAEDFHEGELQRREFLRRMTLLGGGVVGARTLIASLGIAGVSAAELAQAQAAPPQPDQASGAGLVDPRDPAITVTPMTYQARGFTQVAYLARPAGNAPAPGILVIHENKGLQPHIQDIARRLAKAGYIALAPDLVSKIGGTAQYIDTAQISSYLAQVSGDEHVANLKEAVAVLKQQAGVQGIGAIGFCFGGGLAWRLSTEVPELKAVVPFYGPAPDTAKVPGIKAAVLGVYGANDTRINAGIPALETALKAAGTTYGLKQYAGAGHAFNNDTGQSYVKSAADAAWADALAWFTKYLKS, encoded by the coding sequence ATGACCGAGTACAAGCAGGATCTGTTCCGTTACGTCGCCGAGGAGTTCGCCGAGGACTTCCACGAAGGCGAACTGCAACGCCGCGAGTTCCTGCGCCGCATGACCCTGCTGGGCGGCGGCGTGGTGGGCGCCCGCACCTTGATCGCGTCGCTGGGTATCGCGGGCGTCAGCGCCGCCGAACTCGCCCAGGCGCAGGCCGCGCCCCCACAGCCCGATCAGGCGAGCGGCGCGGGCCTGGTCGACCCGCGCGACCCGGCGATCACCGTGACGCCTATGACGTACCAGGCGCGCGGCTTCACACAGGTCGCGTACCTGGCGCGGCCCGCCGGGAACGCGCCCGCGCCCGGCATTCTGGTCATCCACGAGAACAAGGGCCTGCAACCGCACATTCAGGACATCGCGCGGCGGCTCGCGAAGGCCGGGTACATCGCCCTGGCCCCGGACCTCGTGTCGAAGATCGGCGGCACCGCGCAGTACATCGACACGGCGCAGATCAGCAGCTATCTGGCACAGGTGTCCGGCGACGAGCACGTGGCGAACCTGAAAGAGGCCGTGGCCGTACTGAAACAACAAGCGGGCGTGCAGGGCATCGGCGCGATCGGCTTCTGTTTCGGCGGGGGCCTCGCGTGGCGACTGTCCACGGAAGTGCCGGAACTCAAGGCGGTCGTGCCCTTCTACGGCCCCGCGCCGGATACCGCCAAGGTGCCGGGCATCAAGGCCGCCGTGCTGGGGGTGTACGGCGCGAACGACACGCGCATCAACGCCGGCATTCCCGCCCTGGAGACCGCGCTGAAGGCGGCCGGCACCACCTACGGCCTCAAGCAGTATGCGGGCGCCGGGCACGCCTTCAACAACGACACCGGCCAGAGCTACGTGAAGAGTGCCGCCGACGCCGCGTGGGCCGACGCGCTGGCATGGTTCACGAAGTATCTGAAGAGCTGA
- a CDS encoding rhomboid family intramembrane serine protease has translation MSRSPLSNRSGSPLVPVRRTPQVRPALAITAALIAGLWGEEIVDLSVFGGHLDYYGIEPRDTQTFWHVLTAPFLHAGFPHLIANTVPLAVLTFMSAVRNIWRFVAATLIIAVLGGALVWLFGRGGSVHLGASELIFGLLAYLLGVGWWERTPVAIGVAVIAFVLYGGILWGVLPGNPYVSWESHLFGFLAGLVAALVLHGRRPGRNSFRG, from the coding sequence GTGAGCCGCTCTCCCCTGTCTAACCGATCCGGTTCTCCCCTGGTGCCGGTGCGCCGCACGCCGCAGGTCCGTCCGGCGCTGGCCATCACGGCGGCGCTGATCGCGGGCCTGTGGGGCGAGGAGATCGTGGATCTGAGCGTGTTCGGCGGTCACCTGGACTACTACGGCATCGAGCCCCGGGATACGCAGACATTCTGGCACGTGCTGACCGCGCCCTTTTTGCACGCGGGATTCCCGCACCTGATCGCGAACACCGTGCCGCTGGCGGTTCTCACGTTCATGAGTGCGGTGCGGAACATATGGCGCTTCGTGGCGGCCACGCTGATCATCGCGGTGCTGGGCGGGGCGCTGGTGTGGCTGTTCGGGCGGGGCGGGAGCGTGCACCTGGGCGCAAGCGAGCTGATTTTCGGCCTGCTGGCGTACCTGCTGGGCGTGGGCTGGTGGGAGCGGACGCCCGTGGCGATTGGCGTGGCCGTGATCGCGTTCGTGCTGTACGGCGGCATCCTGTGGGGCGTGCTGCCCGGCAATCCGTACGTGTCGTGGGAGTCGCACCTGTTTGGGTTTCTCGCGGGACTGGTGGCGGCGCTCGTGCTGCACGGGCGGCGACCCGGAAGGAACAGCTTCAGAGGGTAA